The region tttctcactcttgttttttttaaagtttatggacaaaacaaggaaataatctgcaaaatggttaataaaatgaattgctagttgcagccataaaaggttgaatatttcaaaaatagaaaagcagTACATTCATAATTCTGATGCAGTTTGCAGAAACATAAATCTTCATTTGTTGTAATAAATGCATCACAACAAAgagttcagagcaggttgatgCTCTCGCCTttgactctgcagggagaatttctacaaatattcactttttgtAAGTTTTGTAAGTTTAagcatgtttaacatagatatccaacatcatagcagtatataaataatagaaacattAGAAATACTGCAAAGTTTTGCCTGAGTCCTCTACATTAGCAGCGCCACTACTAATGAAGTGTCAGAGTCAAATGGCGATACACCAACTATGTCATAAAACTACAGATGTAAGCAGAAACATTCAAAGTGGATCATCATTATTATGTAAACTCACAGTTATCATCCACAGACATTAAAATTCATTCTCACTCTTCAAGCTTCTTTTAGGTTGACTGAAGTAGTAAAAGTCTTAACCTGAAGCATGCTGGAGGAAACAGGATGTCAGCAGCATTAAAGCTTCTGCTGAGGTGAAGTAACAGTTGAGTACAGAGGCTGTGAATCTACTTTGGCATCAGTGCGTCTCCGAGGTGCAGAGTAGATAACGTTTTCGGCCTGACCACAGGGAGCGCTGCTGAGTGAGGAGGCTGCTCTGTTGGAAAGTATAGACGACTTCACTCCACTCATCTTCAGTCTggaagaacaaaacaaactcaaGGTTTATTTCTTATAGACTATTTTAGTCTTAATAACGAAATTCTTTTCTTTACATACATTTCTTACTTTGCTCAGAGGACGGGATGCTGAGGCAGTGGCTACGCTATACACAGCAAAGGTTTGGACTGAAGGAGATCTGCTCTGATCCTCTCTGATCTCCTCATACATCCGTCTGGtctgcagcagaagaagaagacaggtTTGGTTTGTATTAATATCAGCTGGTTTCACAAACACTAACAATGCTCAGATGTCGCACATTCACTTAAACTCACCTCTGTGACATTAGCACACTGTGTTTCCTCAGGATGTTCTGAAAAACAAGAGGATCATTAGAATAAGTAGAGTAGACCAGGCATGGTTGACCTTTCTGTCTGCAGTTTGGAGCTCCTTTAAAATAGTGCTTTCAAAATGTGATGCAAACTAATGACATGTGTCTGCCactaaagtccgtgtaaagtaagaataaatatgtgttctgagtttgacataccaaagaaaagtgtgttgttaaccactctgccaaatttgaatgattaaaaaaattggcaaatatatgaaattaggcttcaaagttgtgtaaaaatcagcctatttctctgctcccaaacgctgtgggagtgcccgccgagttcgctgaaaccccgccccctaccaagtgtcacctgtcaatcaaagtcaccacctctaccagaaataTGGAcactaggtctgagagctttctgctgctaactcagctgctagctcggcggctaactcggcagctagccagtcagctaactggctaactggagactgtagtagtagtagtgttagatgtagtaacaataactggccactaggcaggttaaccactgaggagagcagactctcggtcttatatagtaTGGGAGTGTCCAagcccttttttgcaggctcagaaaatctgGAAAAATGAGAGgctgagaaacagtttaaggctctatctccacaattcagtactgcatagttatcagcctttacacatgttttctgtaaccattttccaacatgtataatatgtttagaagtaaatcaatgaattgacttgaCACAGACTTTAAATGGTGCAGCTGTTACCTctgcaacacaaacagaaaatgcatGGTTTAGTCTCAAACACAAGGAGgtaaatgttacaattaacccCATAGTCTGGGTTAGTTGTAACATACCCCAAGGTGAAATGTAACATCATGAAATAAGGATTATGACAAAAACTTGTTTTAATCAACACTTAAATGACTCTTTAACATAATTGGAACATGtctatttcagtgtgtgtgtgtgtgtgtgtgtgtgtgtgtgtgtgtgtgtgtgtgtgtgtgtgtgtgtgtgtgtgtgtgtgttacaatttcatttaaacGTTATAATACAACTGAACAAACATCCACCTGCATCTCATAAACTTAGTATTTAACTTTGTGATAAATCATGACGTGAACTGTGAcaacatttaatgtaaaatgagaCCAGCAGTGATGAAGCATCACATTTTAGTTTGACATGTTATATAGTTTCCACCTGTAGATTAATCTCATGTAGTTTCATCACTGTGTCATCACAGCAGTCTGGAGAAGATCCAAAGAAATGCTGAAGCTTCCATTGTTTTAACATCCACTAACAGAGGAGGGACCAGGGCTGGTTGATGGTGTAAAAGTCTGAACATAATTTAGTCAGTTTTAAACTATTGTGAAGGCACACTGTGTCTCTGCCTGAACCATTAGGGAACAGTATTCATCTTTAAAATTAACCAGCTGAGTACAAACTGCACATAGTTAGAGAGAATATTTGTTTCACATGTGAAAGCTTGTTTGACACAAATATGAAACAGTCTTAATGTTTGTTAGAAAAATGGTTTCAGATGTTCACCTTTGGGTTTAGAGGCTCTTTTCTTGCAGAGTATCAGCACAGCCACGGAGAACAGGAGCACGAAGAAGTACAGAGTCAGACCCACGTACAGCGGCACACCTGTTGTAGATTAAACAGTAGAAACAGGTTTGTGGTCTACAGCGACAAACATTGTTTAGTTTGTCATTATATTCACAggaccagtcaaaagtttggatacacTTCCTCATTTAtgggttttttctttatttccatttttttctactttattaaacaataagaaaaacatcaaaactatgaacaacacatttaatatcatcatGTAGCAACAAAGAAAGTATATTATGTTAAATTTCAGATTCATCACATTAGCCACGTTTTGCTTTGCTCACTCTTCATTCTCTCAGCCAGCTTTATGATGAAGGCACCTGAGATGTTTTTCTAACAGTCTTGAAGTTCCCACATATGCTGAGAACTTGTTGGCTGCTTTTCCTTCACGCTGTGGTCCAGCTCATCTCAAACCATCTCCATTACAAAGATAACTCTAATCTGAGCTGCTGTTAATTGCTGCTTTTTGAAGCTGTTAACAGTAATGAACTCATCTTCTGCAGCAGAGGTAACTCTTGGTCTTCCTTCAGGAACCTTTAGGGTTCCTCCTCATTGCCACTGTGGAGGAACCTTCTCAGCTCAAACAGGTTCCTTGAAGAACCTCTCAGAAAGGACAGTCCTCATAGTTTTTGCAACTTGACTTAAAGAAACTTTCAAAGTTCTTAAAATTATCTGGATCGACTGACCTTCATGTCTTAAAGTAATGATGGACTattgtttctatttatttagttgATCAGTTTCTGTCATAATATGGATTATTAGAACAGTTGAATAGAGTTATTTACTGCTTACCAACACTACACTGACACAATACAACTGTGTCTGatatatttgtttggtttttattttaggtATGATCATTTTTAGTACAtgtttatgaatatatatattttaatttttttatataacaaaCAGTGGCTACTTTGAGGAACCTAATATATGAAAACTATTTGGAGGGTTTTGTTCATTATAGTAAAGTTCCAAAAGGTAAATGTACCTGAACCTCCATCTGTTGTTGTCTCAGTTTTCTCCTGTTCAAACTGTTCAGTGGTTTCAGtggaagatgatgaagatgtggATCTTCTTCTGAaactttgtgttgttgttgttgttgttgttgttgttgttggtggtgcAGGTCTGACAGTCGACTTTGGTTTTGAAGGGGGCGGAGCtgtgaacaataaaaaagaaacacactgatacaaaataaatcctgatgagagaaataaaatgctcCTTTAGCTGACCGGCTGCTTATAAAAACGATGgtaacatttaattgaaatagtcagtttattatttttattcctaaAAACACTGAGACAGTAAATGAACACTTACTGTATCAATCTTCACAGTGATTAGTTAGACCAAATATCAGGTTATTAAAATATGAGCTGCAGTCagaaaaatgtttcctctgacctccagacacatgaagaaacattttcatgactttcagTAGAAACTCACCATCTGTGACGGTGATCTTAAACTGCTTGTGTGGACCCCAATGGTAACTCCTCAAACCACACCTGTAACGTCCAGAGTCAGATTTTCTCAGCTGTGTGATGGTCACATCCAGACCACTTCCTGTACTTGTATATATACTAGTCTTATAATATCTCATGCTGTATCTGCCACTTTGAGCACTGCCACCATACGTTGTCAGAATGTATCGTTCACATTCGTCCTTACAGAAGTATCTCCACCATGAAGTCGTGGTAAAGTAACATTGAACTGTGATACTTTGTCCTTCAGTTCCTGTATAAATGGGGATTTGTGCATTGATGAGACCAATGTTTCCATCCTGCAGcactgttgaaaaaaaacaatcaataatgaacatttccacactgatccacagagtcacactgggagctgcccagttcaaccagtctgtgatttgacttgatttattCTGTCAGGAAGGACTCGATGGATGCAGCataaattctcacatttttctgatgacttgattcaatttaaatgttttaaattacatctttGTCCTCATTCATTTGTCTTTTACTTCTCCAGATGTCTTTATATGGAGTTGTGTGTTCCTTTACATTGTATCTTTGAttccttttatgttttatcttaagcactttgaattgtctgttgctaaaatgtgttatacaaataaacacgTCTGTATAATCACTCTTTCCTTCTATTAGCAACATAACACACTCCCACTAACTACTGCTGTTACAATACATTtgttattgtaaaataaaagtaataaagtaaaatagcaattagtaaaataaaacaaaaacaaagttgaggtaaaataaaatttaattaTCCCTCTTTAAAGTCCACTTTGTTGTTATTGATTTTATATGTTGAATTCAGGAGGGGagctccagtcctctgaaatgaggccaacgcaggaagtaacttaaaactgcatgctatcaaaaggccaccagggggcgaccgttttggtgtcaaaaggattTCTGTCTccatacaagtcaatggagaattcaccaacttctcacttgatttctaacctcagtaaacgttttcaacatgtgtttatggtctcaatcgctagtttaaagccttcttcaatgcagtatgatgttcatttgggacattttggcctccctgattttatatgtgacgataaagcagggtatgcattagggcgtggctacgtcgtgattgacaggttgattggttcacaggttcaggagggcgcctcatgctcctcctgatgcccatataagtagaatccatgtttttatttttcccggcatgcacctgaaattttcaagatggcgctgctcagatccgaaactattggcctccgagcagcagtccacaaaccaatgggtgacgtcacggatgttacgtccatttcttatatacagtctatggttgaatTGAAATAAGGACTGTATCTgtaatatatcgatattatatcaatatcatgatatgaaaTTAGATATCTTCTTAAATTCTGAATATTGTAATATCATAATATAGCATTAGTGTTGtcttcctggttttaaaggcagtaaagtgatgtaattTCCCCTTTGTCCTCTTCTCCAGCTACATAAGGGGATGATGGAACAATATTAATTGTAATCATGTAAAACTAGACAATGTATTCATTAAATCTAATTATttagaatatgtttttttccttttttatttgaatgataatatgaaatatgattgACTGATTGTCCCTAACTGAACAAACAAAGTATATCAATGGAAAAAGTtcattcaaaacaacattttagtcACTGAtccaaattattttcatttgtatatttCTTCCTTTTAAACGATTTTTTCGGCACAGACGCCTTTATAACAGTGGACAGGCAGGAAACAGgagagggggggtgtgacatgcagcacaGGTATGTGGGATGccctctaaccactcgaccacctgtgcGCCGTGTTCATTTCTCTTTAACACTTTCACACAGTTGGAggaaaaaagaatataaaactaaatgaaacacATCATCAGATTCACCAAACACATCCTGTTTCAATACATAGAAGTACATTATTTTTCTGAGTTTCTCCGCATGAcaagacatttttcacagctTCAAGCCGGTAGCTCATTGACCAAGACGCAACATAACTTCCACATCCGTGGTTTGACTACGGCCTCTCTGCACAGagcccttgtttcctgtctactctctACTGTCACTGTTATAAAGACTTAGTCACAAACTGTCAAATGAACTGAAGTAAAACCTGTTTGCATGCAAAAATAACAAGAATTACTGATAATTCTCAGTGTGTAAACCCTTCAATGTTACAACAAGTGCTGCTAATGATTGACATCTTAAAGTGACTGTTCATCATGTTTAACCACAAAAATGTGTTCACATGTATCCCTCACCCcaactttaaataaagaatataacataatataaagaATTAAGAAGTGAATGTActcactgaagaagaaaaagcagatcaAAGTGTGACAAACTCTCATCTTACGCTCCGATAGTTTAATCCTTTCTTCCGTCTTCACTTGCAAACCAGGaacttctcttcttctctcacttCTCTAAATCGCTCACTTCTCTAAATGATGGAGTCCCTCCTCCAAACAACCACAAAcacctctgctctcctccccCTGTTTATTTATACTGCAGCTCTGCAAATGCATGCAAGGTTTCAGAGCTGCAAGGATTAGTGCAATGTTTTCtattatgaaataattattttagatAGATAAGTAGATTGACTTCCACCAATCAGTCAGTCTCTGAATCTCGTCCCTATATGCTGACTCATCTTCCCCAGCAATGAGGCCGAAGACATTTGTGTCATCATCGAATTTGGTTATGGTGTTGGACGAGTGGGCTGGTGTGCAGTCGTAGGTGGTATAAGGAGTACAAGAGGAGGAGCACACAACGTTGGGGTTCGCCAACGCTTAGTGTGATGGAGGAGATGTGAGGGCCTATTTTATCTCTCTGCAGGCGGTTTGTGAGGAAGTCTTTGATCCATGTGCAGGTGGAGATGGAGAGGTCTACATCTTGTTGTTTCCTGGTTAAGATGTCTGAGATGATGGTATTAAATGTTGAGCTAGAGTCAATGACGAGCATCTTCATGTTCCAGGTGGATCTATCAGCTCTTTAAGCAAACTGATGAGGGTCAAATGTGGGAGGGAGGCTGGTCTTCTTTGCCACAGTGTGCTGGGGAGGGGGCATCAACAGATGTGGACAAATAAACTAACTAAGCTGGTGAGGAAAGCAGCTCTGTAGTCAGGATGGAACTGGACAGTgtggaggcagagagggagaggtggatGAGAGGAAAGCTGGAAGCTATCATAGACAATCCCTCTCATCTTCTCTATGCTGAGCTGAGGCGGCTCAGGAGCACGTTCAGCCAGACTCATCCATCAAAGCGGTTGGggggctctttcataccatcagccatcagacctcccactcccactatttattttatatatttattgtatatagtattttgagatttttactatttattttattcaattttagtttaatttttaattttgattttCCTTTTGAGAATACTGTTATGTCAATTTTTAATTTCCCCCTAGAGGGATCAATAAACTTACTCTATACCTATCATTCAGGTCCACAGAGACTGGCTTTTTTGGGAACAGTCATTTTGTTAAGCAAGAATAAACATTGTGGTTGCTTCTCAGTTgtgatgatttgatgtttttcagtgtcatacatgaaattaaactcaatttctttgcattttggacttttaatcaaacaaaaaaaaacattttaagacatcacCATGAGATCTtagaaaatataacaaacatttctcactgttgttttttttaagtttatggacaaaacaaggaaataatCCGCAGAATGGTTAATAAAATGAATTGCTAGTTGCAGCCATAAAAGGTTGAATATTTCATAAATAGAAAAGCAGTACATTCATAACTCTGATGCAGTTTGCAGAAACATTCATCTTCATTTGTTGTAATAAATGCATCACAACAAAgagttcagagcaggttgatgCTCTCGCCTTTGACTctgcagggagcatttctacaaGTATTCACTTTTTCAAGTTTTGtaagttttaacatttttaacatagatatccaacatcatagcaatatatatatataaaataaaaaaaatattaaaatctattCAATGTTTTACTGGTAACCAGTGGAGGAAGTCGAGACCAGATAAAATGTTGTCCAGATGTTAGATTGTGCAGAATTGCACAATATCAGATTTTATTTACATGATTATCGTGGCGAAAATAATTCACAATATTGATATCATTgtgaaaatttgaaaagaatGCTATGCTATCAGTcaaatcatcttcatcatcatcatcttaatTTTGTTAACGCTTTAACTTCAATGTTACTCTAAAACTGATTTGGAAATTATTGTTATACAGTGGGAATTAAAAAGTTTTGCCTGAGTCCTCTACATTAGCAGCGCCACTACTAATGAAGTGACAGAGTCAAATGGAGATACATCAACTACGCCATAAAATACAGATGTAAGCAGAAACATTCAAAGTGGATCATCATTATTATGTAAACTCACAGTTATCATCCACAGACATTAAAATCCATTCTTACTCCTCAAGCTTCTTTTAGGTTGACTGAAGTAGTAAAAGTCTTAACCTGAAGCATGCTGGAGGAAACAGGATGTCAGCAGCATTAAAGCTTCTGCCGTGGAGTAACAGTTGAGTACAGAGGCTGTGAATCTACTTTGGCATCAGTGCGTCTTCGAGGTGCAGAGTAGATAACGTTATCGGCCTGACCAGAGGGGGCGCTGCTGAGTGAGGAGGCTGCTCTGTTGGAAAGTATAGACGACTTCACTCCACTCATCTTCAgtctggaagaaaaaaacaaactcaaggTTTATTTCTTATAGACTGTTTTAATCTTAATAACAACATTTCTTTCCTTTGCATACATTTCTTACTTTGCTCAGAGGACGGGATGCTGAGGCAGTGGCTACGCTATACACAGCAAAGGTTTGGACTGAAGGAGATCTGCTCTGATCCTCTCTGATCTCCTCATACATCCGTCTGGTctgcagcagaagaagacagGTTTGGTTTATATTAATATCAGCTGGTTTCACAAACACTAACAATGCTCAGATGTCGCACATTCACTTAAACTCACCTCTGTGACATTAGCACACTGTGTTTCCTCAGGATGTTCTGAAAAACATGAGGATCAATAGAATAAGTAGAGTAGACCAGGCATGGTTGACCTTTCTGTCTGCAGTTTGGAGCTCCTTTAAAATAGTGCTTTCAAAATGTGATGCAAACTAATGACATgt is a window of Scomber scombrus chromosome 10, fScoSco1.1, whole genome shotgun sequence DNA encoding:
- the LOC133987762 gene encoding uncharacterized protein LOC133987762: MIYYETSTGSRLSVTITQLRKADSGRYWCGLRSYHWGPHKQFKITVTDAPPPSKPKSTVRPAPPTTTTTTTTTTQSFRRRSTSSSSSTETTEQFEQEKTETTTDGGSGVPLYVGLTLYFFVLLFSVAVLILCKKRASKPKEHPEETQCANVTETRRMYEEIREDQSRSPSVQTFAVYSVATASASRPLSKVRNTEDEWSEVVYTFQQSSLLTQQRSLWSGRKRYLLCTSETH